From a single Sporosarcina oncorhynchi genomic region:
- a CDS encoding MarR family winged helix-turn-helix transcriptional regulator translates to MPSENEDLFSEFGKLYWGLSREMSYMWKDIFEKHFPGSQSHILFLLERHGQKKMSEVAESLYLTPGAVTTASDKLLKNGYIERVRDEQDRRSVYIAITDLGRETITKLQREGLAVMKVVFGHSSDKELGFLIETFKQANTTVSRIRKDKEV, encoded by the coding sequence ATGCCATCTGAAAATGAAGATCTATTTTCCGAATTCGGAAAACTTTATTGGGGTTTATCAAGAGAAATGAGTTATATGTGGAAAGATATCTTCGAAAAGCACTTTCCAGGTTCCCAGTCGCATATTTTATTTCTACTGGAACGTCATGGTCAAAAGAAGATGTCTGAGGTAGCAGAATCACTTTACCTCACACCTGGAGCAGTGACAACAGCTTCCGATAAATTACTTAAAAACGGCTACATTGAGCGTGTCCGTGATGAACAAGATCGACGAAGCGTCTATATAGCAATTACAGATTTAGGGAGAGAAACGATTACAAAACTTCAGCGTGAGGGATTGGCTGTCATGAAAGTTGTCTTCGGACATTCATCAGACAAAGAGTTAGGGTTTTTAATAGAAACATTTAAACAAGCGAATACGACTGTCTCTCGGATTCGAAAGGATAAGGAAGTATGA
- a CDS encoding nuclear transport factor 2 family protein: MESHKVKAVDYLQLIVAGKIDEAYEKYVSPELRHHNPYFSGDGGSLKQAMKENDGMSPNKTFEVKQTITEGEMVMVYSHIKQNLNDLGAAVVHIFRFSNGKIVEMWDVGQPVPEESPNENGMF; the protein is encoded by the coding sequence ATGGAATCACATAAAGTCAAAGCAGTGGACTATCTACAACTAATCGTCGCAGGCAAAATAGACGAAGCTTATGAAAAGTACGTAAGCCCCGAGCTCCGCCACCACAATCCCTATTTCTCTGGGGATGGAGGATCGTTGAAGCAGGCGATGAAAGAGAATGACGGCATGAGCCCGAACAAGACATTCGAAGTGAAACAGACGATAACTGAGGGGGAAATGGTGATGGTCTATTCCCACATCAAACAGAACCTTAATGACCTTGGAGCAGCAGTAGTCCACATTTTCCGCTTTTCTAACGGCAAAATCGTTGAAATGTGGGACGTTGGTCAACCCGTTCCGGAAGAATCACCGAATGAAAATGGAATGTTTTAA
- a CDS encoding helix-turn-helix transcriptional regulator, with protein MGIGSKIRYFRTKNNLTQKELALGVCATSYLSKIENEIVEPSNEMLDIFCSKLGLETADLKLEGDYLHKLQLKSLELHRAIRNGFKESAVDLYNEIIAKNRMIIDPAMQVFKVLFGLRIALMKNEREEAFELYEETTKLQEYIPEMMKPYYNRYGGLYHYMYGSLTKSLQLYKEAEKLVPRSEIEDVYYQLALVHHLLGEYSMSTYYEEKALELFARKMDYEQCVNCQLLLGINYRKMGNLERAKETYLSILEKVTPLQNREVIAKVYHNLGLVCADEGKSSEAITAFQISLGYRDDEKSRMKTSYSISKEFLRIEDESSATKFINVGREIAESVKDEEHVIKFQVLKYKLEKLEHDPIFEFYISMIALPYFEERSDQQMIKEYIYELVAYYEECRQYKSALTYLKKIL; from the coding sequence GTGGGAATCGGTTCGAAAATCAGATACTTTCGCACCAAGAACAATCTAACACAGAAAGAGTTGGCTTTAGGAGTTTGCGCTACATCCTATCTAAGCAAAATTGAAAATGAAATCGTAGAGCCTAGCAATGAAATGTTGGATATTTTCTGTTCTAAGCTTGGATTGGAAACGGCAGATTTGAAGCTGGAAGGTGATTATCTTCATAAACTACAACTAAAATCGTTGGAACTTCACCGGGCAATCCGGAATGGATTCAAGGAAAGTGCGGTCGACTTATATAATGAAATTATAGCGAAGAATCGAATGATCATCGATCCGGCAATGCAGGTGTTTAAAGTGTTGTTTGGATTGCGTATTGCTTTAATGAAGAATGAGCGTGAGGAAGCGTTCGAACTTTACGAGGAGACGACTAAGTTGCAGGAGTATATACCCGAAATGATGAAGCCATATTACAACCGGTATGGCGGCCTTTATCATTACATGTATGGTAGCCTTACAAAGTCGCTCCAGCTCTACAAAGAAGCAGAGAAACTTGTGCCCCGGAGTGAAATAGAGGATGTGTATTACCAGCTTGCACTCGTACACCATCTTTTAGGTGAATATTCAATGTCGACATATTACGAAGAAAAAGCCTTGGAACTCTTTGCTCGAAAGATGGATTATGAACAATGCGTGAATTGTCAGCTCCTATTAGGGATTAACTACCGAAAAATGGGTAACTTGGAACGAGCAAAAGAGACTTATCTTAGCATCTTGGAGAAAGTGACGCCCTTACAAAACCGAGAAGTCATCGCTAAAGTTTATCATAACTTAGGATTGGTCTGTGCCGATGAAGGTAAGTCTTCCGAAGCGATTACAGCTTTTCAAATAAGTCTAGGCTATCGTGACGACGAAAAATCGCGAATGAAAACTAGCTACAGCATTTCTAAAGAGTTTCTACGTATTGAAGATGAATCGAGTGCGACTAAGTTTATAAATGTCGGGCGGGAAATTGCGGAAAGTGTAAAAGACGAGGAGCATGTCATAAAGTTTCAAGTCCTCAAGTATAAACTAGAGAAACTGGAACATGATCCGATTTTTGAATTTTATATTTCAATGATAGCATTGCCATATTTCGAGGAGCGTTCTGACCAACAAATGATTAAGGAATATATCTATGAATTGGTTGCTTACTACGAAGAATGTCGCCAGTATAAGTCAGCTCTTACGTATCTGAAAAAAATACTATAA
- a CDS encoding serine hydrolase: MKSLREKIEARLEDAKGTWSVAVEDLTKGEAFSLNGNESFYAASVIKVPIMAAVFAAAEEGVIRLGDCLPLRRDNIVGGSGVLQFMSPGIELPIYDLITLMIIQSDNTATNMLIDLIGTEKIQAVMNGLGMERSEIHHKLMIVQANRTNSNDITAADITALLTRIARGECVSLHASEQMVRILKQQQLSNGLADRFPATESTIVGAIPQWEFAGKTGTVEGIMHECALLYVHGRCVAVTVLSKGCTEVESREMIAQIGSDVYMYSSRNN, encoded by the coding sequence ATGAAGAGCTTACGGGAGAAAATAGAAGCACGTTTGGAAGATGCGAAAGGCACTTGGTCTGTTGCGGTCGAGGATTTGACTAAAGGCGAAGCGTTTTCTTTGAATGGCAACGAATCCTTTTATGCGGCTAGCGTTATCAAGGTGCCCATTATGGCGGCGGTGTTTGCTGCAGCGGAAGAAGGAGTTATCCGATTAGGGGATTGTTTGCCGTTGCGGAGAGATAATATCGTCGGTGGCAGCGGCGTTCTGCAGTTTATGTCCCCCGGCATTGAATTGCCGATTTATGATTTAATCACCCTCATGATTATCCAAAGTGATAATACTGCGACGAATATGTTGATAGATTTAATTGGAACCGAAAAGATTCAAGCTGTCATGAACGGCTTAGGGATGGAACGAAGCGAAATTCATCATAAATTAATGATTGTCCAAGCAAATCGGACGAACAGCAATGATATAACTGCAGCCGATATAACTGCTTTATTGACGCGGATTGCTCGGGGAGAATGCGTTTCGTTGCATGCATCTGAGCAGATGGTGCGCATTCTGAAACAACAGCAACTGTCGAATGGCTTGGCTGACCGCTTTCCTGCTACTGAGTCTACCATCGTCGGTGCCATTCCACAGTGGGAGTTTGCCGGGAAAACGGGCACTGTCGAAGGAATTATGCATGAATGTGCATTGCTATATGTGCATGGCCGTTGTGTAGCGGTTACCGTGCTGTCAAAAGGGTGCACAGAAGTAGAGTCGCGTGAGATGATTGCGCAAATCGGCAGTGACGTGTATATGTATAGCAGTAGGAATAATTGA
- a CDS encoding SRPBCC family protein, with protein sequence MNTDITTKMKIHKPASDVFEAIVNPEKMAGYWFSSGTDRVEQGKTITWKYEEYGAEGVIDVVEVQDNEKIVFTWGETTVTMTLHNEDGSTLMQVTESGMKADDPDLVAKMVGQKEGWVYMLTCLKGYVENGITTLRASLVH encoded by the coding sequence TTGAATACGGATATCACAACAAAAATGAAGATTCATAAACCGGCAAGTGACGTGTTCGAAGCGATTGTCAATCCCGAGAAAATGGCCGGCTATTGGTTTTCCTCTGGCACGGATAGAGTCGAACAAGGCAAGACAATTACTTGGAAGTACGAGGAATATGGTGCCGAAGGGGTTATCGATGTAGTGGAGGTCCAGGACAACGAGAAAATCGTTTTCACGTGGGGCGAAACGACCGTGACGATGACATTGCATAACGAGGATGGGAGTACGCTCATGCAAGTGACTGAATCGGGAATGAAGGCCGATGACCCTGATCTCGTTGCTAAAATGGTTGGTCAAAAAGAAGGCTGGGTGTATATGCTAACGTGTTTGAAGGGGTATGTTGAAAACGGGATTACGACGTTACGGGCTTCGTTAGTTCATTAA